Proteins encoded together in one Mus pahari chromosome 9, PAHARI_EIJ_v1.1, whole genome shotgun sequence window:
- the LOC110326704 gene encoding olfactory receptor 6C68: protein MLTMRNHTSITTFILLGLTDDPQLQVLLFIFLFTTYLLSVTGNLTIITLTTVDPYLKTPMYFFLQNFSFLEISFTSACVPRFLYSISTGDRTITYNACAAQLFFTDLFGVTEFFLLAIMSYDRYVAICKPLHYMTIMNNKVCRIMVISCWMAAFMIILPPLSLGFHLEFCDSNIIDHFGCDANPILKISCSDTWLIEQMVIGSAVLTFIITLLCVVFSYIYIIRTVLKFPSVQQKRKAFSTCSSHMIVVSITYGSCIFIYVKPSAKEAVTINKGVSVLISSISPMLNPFIYTLRNKQVKQASHDLIKKIAFLLKK from the coding sequence ATGTTGACAATGAGAAACCACACTTCAATTACAACATTCATCCTCCTGGGACTCACCGACGATCCTCAGCTAcaggttttgctttttatttttctatttaccaCCTACCTATTGAGTGTAACTGGTAATTTAACTATCATTACCCTCACTACAGTGGATCCCTACCTTAAAACTCCAATGTATTTCTTCCTCCAAAATTTCTCTTTCCTAGAAATCTCATTTACAAGTGCCTGTGTCCCAAGATTCTTATACAGTATTTCAACTGGAGACAGAACAATTACATACAATGCATGTGCAGCTCAACTATTTTTTACAGATCTCTTTGGGGTAACTGAATTTTTTCTTCTGGCTATCATGTCATATGATCGCTACGTGGCCATCTGTAAACCTTTGCATTATATGACCATCATGAACAACAAGGTGTGCAGAATAATGGTTATCTCCTGTTGGATGGCAGCATTCATGATTATCCTCCCACCccttagtttgggttttcatCTGGAATTCTGTGACTCTAATATCATTGATCATTTTGGATGTGATGCAAACCCTATTCTGAAAATATCGTGCTCAGACACGTGGTTAATTGAGCAGATGGTTATAGGCTCCGCAGTATTGACCTTCATCATTACTCTTCTATGTGTAGTCttctcatacatatacatcataagGACAGTACTAAAATTCCCTTCTgttcaacaaaagagaaaagcctTTTCTACCTGTTCTTCACACATGATTGTGGTTTCCATCACCTATGGCAGCTGCATCTTCATCTACGTCAAACCATCTGCAAAAGAAGCGGTAACCATTAATAAAGGTGTGTCCGTGCTTATTTCTTCCATATCACCCATGCTGAATCCTTTCATATATACTCTAAGGAACAAGCAAGTTAAACAAGCTTCTCAtgacttaattaagaaaattgcaTTTCTCTTAAAGAAGTGA
- the LOC110326088 gene encoding olfactory receptor 6C6-like: MKNQSMELDFILLGLTDDPQLQIVVFLFLFLNYVMSLXGNLIIVLLTLLDPRLKTPMYFFLRNFSFLEIMFTTVCIPRFLTTIVTGDKTISYNNCAAQLFFILLLGVTEFYLLAAMSYDRYVAICRPLHYPIIMNSKVCHQLVLSSWVTGFLIIFPPLAMGLKLD, translated from the coding sequence ATGAAAAATCAGTCAATGGAACTTGACTTCATTCTTTTGGGATTGACAGATGACCCACAATTGCAAATtgtggtttttctgtttctctttctcaattATGTGATGAGCCTGNTGGGGAACTTAATCATTGTGCTTCTCACCCTGCTGGACCCTCGCCTCAAAACCCCAATGTATTTCTTTCTNCGTAATTTCTCCTTTTTGGAAATCATGTTCACAACAGTGTGTATTCCCAGATTCTTGACGACCATTGTGACTGGAGACAAAACTATTTCTTATAATAATTGTGCAGCTCagttgtttttcattcttttgctgGGAGTCACAGAATTTTATCTCCTGGCTGCCAtgtcctatgaccgctatgttgcCATCTGCAGACCACTGCACTACCCTATCATCATGAACAGCAAAGTGTGCCACCAACTCGTCCTCAGCTCCTGGGTGACTGGGTTCTTGATCATCTTTCCCCCATTGGCCATGGGTCTGAAGCTGGAT